A genomic region of Pseudomonas sp. MPC6 contains the following coding sequences:
- a CDS encoding aldehyde dehydrogenase: MTLASFQMCIGGEWVDALSGKTFESLNPALAEPWAQLPDADETDVERAVQAAQTAFDSPAWRGLTATARGKLLRRLGDLIAENKEQLAQLESRDNGKLIRETRGQVGYLPEFFHYTAGLADKLEGGTLPLDKPDLFAYTVHEAMGVVAAIIPWNSPLYLTAIKLAPALAAGNTIVIKPSEHASATILELARLALEAGIPPGVVNVVTGYGPSTGAALTRHPLVRKIAFTGGAATARHVVRSSAENFAKLSLELGGKSPNIIFADADLDSAINGAIAGIYAASGQSCVSGSRLLVQDEIYDEFVERLVERAKRIRIGNPQEDSSEMGPMATAQQLAVVEGLVADAIAEGAHLRLGGKRPENLGEGWFYEPTLFECDSNSMKIMQEEVFGPVASVIRFKDEAEALAIANDSQFGLAAGIWTRDLGRAHRLARDVRSGIIWVNTYRAVSAMAPIGGFKNSGYGRESGIDSVLAYTELKTVWINLSQAPMPDPFVMR; encoded by the coding sequence ATGACTCTCGCCTCCTTCCAGATGTGCATCGGCGGTGAATGGGTCGATGCCCTGTCCGGCAAGACCTTTGAAAGCCTGAACCCGGCCCTGGCCGAACCCTGGGCGCAACTGCCCGATGCCGATGAAACCGATGTCGAACGCGCCGTACAGGCCGCGCAGACCGCCTTCGACAGCCCGGCCTGGCGCGGCCTGACCGCCACCGCCCGGGGCAAGCTGCTGCGGCGCCTGGGCGACCTGATCGCCGAAAACAAGGAACAACTGGCGCAGCTGGAAAGCCGTGACAACGGCAAGCTGATCCGCGAAACCCGCGGTCAGGTCGGCTACCTGCCGGAATTTTTCCACTACACCGCGGGCCTGGCCGACAAGCTCGAAGGCGGCACCCTGCCCCTGGACAAGCCGGACCTGTTTGCCTACACCGTGCACGAAGCCATGGGCGTGGTGGCGGCGATCATTCCCTGGAACAGCCCGCTGTACCTGACCGCGATCAAACTGGCCCCGGCCCTGGCCGCGGGCAACACCATCGTGATCAAACCGTCCGAGCACGCCTCGGCCACCATTCTGGAGCTGGCGCGCCTGGCACTGGAAGCCGGCATTCCACCGGGCGTGGTCAACGTGGTCACCGGCTACGGTCCGAGCACCGGCGCAGCCCTGACCCGTCATCCGCTGGTGCGCAAGATCGCCTTCACCGGCGGCGCTGCCACGGCGCGCCATGTGGTGCGCAGCAGCGCTGAGAACTTCGCCAAGCTATCCCTGGAGCTGGGCGGCAAATCGCCGAACATCATCTTTGCCGACGCCGACCTCGACAGCGCGATCAACGGCGCGATCGCCGGGATCTATGCGGCCTCCGGCCAGAGCTGCGTGTCCGGTTCGCGGCTGCTGGTGCAGGACGAGATCTACGATGAGTTCGTCGAGCGCCTGGTCGAACGCGCCAAACGCATCCGCATCGGCAACCCCCAGGAAGACAGCAGCGAAATGGGGCCGATGGCCACCGCGCAGCAACTGGCGGTGGTCGAAGGCCTGGTCGCCGATGCCATCGCCGAAGGTGCGCACCTGCGCCTGGGCGGCAAGCGTCCAGAGAACCTGGGCGAAGGCTGGTTCTACGAGCCGACCCTGTTCGAATGCGACAGCAACTCGATGAAGATCATGCAGGAAGAAGTCTTCGGCCCAGTGGCCTCGGTCATTCGCTTCAAGGACGAAGCCGAAGCGTTGGCGATTGCCAACGACTCGCAGTTCGGTCTCGCCGCCGGCATCTGGACCCGCGACCTGGGCCGCGCCCATCGCCTGGCCCGGGACGTGCGCTCCGGGATCATCTGGGTCAACACCTACCGCGCCGTATCGGCCATGGCGCCGATCGGCGGGTTCAAGAACAGCGGCTATGGACGCGAAAGCGGCATCGATTCGGTGCTGGCCTACACCGAGCTCAAGACGGTGTGGATCAACCTTTCCCAGGCCCCCATGCCTGATCCGTTTGTGATGCGCTAG
- a CDS encoding flavin reductase family protein encodes MIEPGIYKDVMSSFPSGVTVVTTLDPDGGIVGITASAFSALSIDPALVLFCPNYASDTYPVLRDSKQFAIHLLSADQTAEAYAFASKGKDKAKAIEWHLSALGNPLLAKATAIIECELWREYDGGDHAIIVGAVKNLILPEQPVTPMIYHKGKLGPLPTLA; translated from the coding sequence ATGATCGAACCCGGCATTTACAAAGACGTCATGAGCTCGTTCCCTTCCGGGGTCACGGTGGTCACCACCCTGGACCCGGACGGCGGCATCGTCGGCATTACCGCCAGTGCGTTCAGTGCGCTGTCGATCGATCCGGCACTGGTGCTGTTCTGCCCCAACTACGCCTCTGACACTTACCCGGTCCTGCGCGACAGCAAGCAGTTCGCGATTCACCTGCTGTCCGCCGACCAGACCGCCGAAGCCTATGCCTTTGCCAGTAAAGGCAAGGACAAGGCCAAGGCCATCGAGTGGCACCTCAGCGCCCTGGGCAACCCGTTGCTGGCCAAGGCAACGGCGATTATAGAGTGCGAACTGTGGCGTGAATACGACGGCGGCGACCACGCGATCATCGTCGGCGCGGTGAAGAACCTGATCCTGCCCGAGCAGCCGGTGACGCCGATGATCTACCACAAAGGCAAGCTGGGGCCGCTGCCCACACTGGCCTGA
- a CDS encoding carboxymuconolactone decarboxylase family protein codes for MSNDKYEKGLKIRTQVLGEAYVKRSIENADDFTRPLQEMVTEYCWGHVWGREGLSLKERSMINLAMISALNRPHELKLHVRGALRNGLSREQIREILLQVGIYCGVPAAVDSFRLAREAFAEADAEASS; via the coding sequence ATGAGTAATGACAAGTACGAAAAAGGCCTGAAAATCCGCACCCAGGTGCTGGGCGAGGCCTACGTGAAGCGCTCCATCGAGAACGCCGACGACTTCACCCGCCCGCTCCAGGAAATGGTCACCGAGTACTGCTGGGGCCACGTCTGGGGCCGTGAGGGTTTATCGCTTAAAGAACGCAGCATGATAAACTTGGCGATGATTTCGGCCCTCAACCGGCCGCACGAACTCAAGCTGCATGTACGCGGCGCCTTGCGTAACGGGCTGAGTCGTGAACAAATACGCGAAATTCTGCTTCAGGTCGGTATTTATTGCGGTGTCCCCGCAGCCGTGGACAGTTTCCGGCTCGCCCGTGAAGCCTTCGCCGAAGCCGATGCCGAGGCCTCAAGTTAA
- a CDS encoding GntR family transcriptional regulator yields the protein MKRLPLDDSFKVNRNPVTLREIVLDKLRSAIMNFQLLPGDRLVERDLCDRLGVSRTSVREALRHLESEGLVEFADAKGPRVAIITLADAVDIYELRCVLEGLIVQLFTLRAKAKDIKALERALEENRQALKEGELQQVIDSVQGFYDVLLEGSGNHVAALQLRQLQARISYLRATSVSQENRRGSSNQEMERMVEAIKSGDPLAAHQACVDHVRAAAAVALEYLRRKQEETGAIPEITLPIALKEPRIGR from the coding sequence ATGAAACGCCTGCCACTCGACGACAGCTTCAAGGTCAATCGCAACCCCGTTACCCTGCGCGAAATCGTGCTGGATAAACTGCGAAGCGCCATCATGAACTTCCAGCTTCTGCCGGGAGACCGTCTGGTCGAGCGCGATCTGTGCGATCGCCTGGGCGTCAGCCGCACGTCCGTACGCGAAGCCTTGCGTCACCTGGAATCCGAGGGACTGGTGGAGTTCGCCGACGCCAAGGGCCCACGGGTCGCCATCATTACCCTGGCCGACGCCGTCGACATCTATGAGCTGCGTTGCGTGCTCGAAGGCCTGATCGTCCAGCTGTTCACCCTGCGCGCCAAGGCCAAGGACATCAAGGCCCTGGAAAGAGCCCTCGAGGAAAACCGCCAGGCCCTCAAGGAAGGCGAACTGCAGCAGGTCATCGATTCGGTGCAAGGCTTTTATGACGTGCTGCTCGAAGGCTCCGGCAACCATGTCGCGGCGTTGCAATTGCGTCAGTTGCAGGCGCGCATCAGCTACTTGCGCGCGACGTCGGTGTCCCAGGAGAACCGTCGCGGATCGAGCAATCAGGAGATGGAGCGCATGGTCGAGGCGATCAAGAGCGGAGATCCGCTGGCCGCCCACCAGGCGTGCGTCGACCACGTACGCGCCGCCGCTGCCGTGGCCCTGGAATACCTCCGGCGCAAGCAGGAAGAGACCGGGGCGATCCCCGAGATCACCCTGCCGATCGCGCTGAAAGAACCGCGCATAGGTCGCTGA
- a CDS encoding NUDIX hydrolase, which translates to MFSPSFCPKCGGNDLKSQLPPGDTHERLMCRGCGYIHYINPKIIAGCIIEQDGKYLLCQRAIPPRPGTWTLPAGFMEGGETTEQAALREVWEESGVRAEILSPYSIFSVPTISEVYIIFRAIALEITGQYGPETLDYKFFAPEDIPWDSIYYPAIRQILERYIEERQAGVYGIYIGNDDTGKIHFIR; encoded by the coding sequence ATGTTCAGCCCGAGCTTTTGTCCAAAGTGCGGCGGCAATGACCTCAAGTCTCAGCTGCCGCCGGGCGATACGCACGAGCGCCTGATGTGCCGCGGTTGCGGCTACATCCACTACATCAATCCGAAAATCATTGCCGGCTGCATCATCGAGCAGGACGGCAAGTATTTGCTGTGCCAGCGCGCCATCCCGCCGCGTCCCGGCACCTGGACCCTGCCGGCGGGTTTCATGGAAGGCGGCGAGACCACCGAACAGGCCGCGTTGCGCGAAGTCTGGGAAGAGAGCGGCGTGCGCGCGGAAATTCTCTCGCCCTACTCGATCTTCAGCGTGCCGACCATCAGCGAGGTGTACATCATCTTCCGCGCCATCGCGCTTGAGATCACTGGCCAGTACGGGCCGGAAACCCTCGACTACAAATTCTTCGCGCCCGAGGATATTCCCTGGGACAGCATCTACTACCCGGCGATCCGGCAGATCCTCGAGCGCTACATCGAGGAGCGGCAGGCCGGGGTGTATGGCATCTACATCGGCAACGACGATACCGGCAAGATTCACTTCATTCGCTGA
- a CDS encoding DUF1330 domain-containing protein: protein MKAYWIAHVDVTDPDQYSQYTQRAPATFALYGGRVLARGGRCEALEGGPAAQRNVVIEFDSYEQALACYRSEEYQEAKRHREGVARAQIVIVEGVAPI, encoded by the coding sequence ATGAAGGCGTACTGGATTGCACATGTAGATGTCACCGATCCCGACCAATACAGCCAATACACCCAGCGCGCGCCGGCGACGTTTGCCTTGTATGGCGGGCGAGTGCTGGCCCGGGGCGGGCGGTGCGAGGCGCTGGAAGGCGGGCCTGCGGCGCAGCGCAATGTGGTCATTGAGTTTGATTCATACGAACAGGCGCTGGCTTGCTACCGGTCGGAGGAATATCAGGAGGCAAAAAGGCACCGCGAGGGGGTTGCTCGGGCGCAGATTGTGATTGTCGAGGGCGTAGCGCCGATTTGA
- the ribBA gene encoding bifunctional 3,4-dihydroxy-2-butanone-4-phosphate synthase/GTP cyclohydrolase II, with amino-acid sequence MAFNSIEEIIEDYRQGKMVLLVDDEDRENEGDLLLAADRCTAEAISFMAREARGLICLTLTDEHCQRLGLEQMVPSNGSVFSTAFTVSIEAAVGVTTGISAADRTRTVAAAVAPGAGPADIVQPGHIFPLRAKEGGVLTRAGHTEAGCDLARLAGFTPASVIVEVMNDDGTMARRPDLEVFARQHGIKIGTIADLIHYRLSTEHTVVRIGERELPTVHGTFRLITFEDRIEGGVHMAMVMGELRRDEPTLVRVHVIDPLRDLVGAEYSGPANWTLWAALQRVAEEGRGVVVVLANHESSQALLERVPQLTQSPRQFSRSQSRIYSEVGTGAQILQDLGVGKLRHLGPPLKYAGLTGYDLEVVESIPFTG; translated from the coding sequence ATGGCCTTCAACAGCATCGAAGAAATTATCGAAGACTACCGCCAAGGCAAAATGGTGCTGCTGGTCGACGACGAAGACCGGGAAAACGAAGGCGACCTGCTGCTGGCCGCCGACCGTTGCACCGCCGAGGCCATCAGCTTCATGGCCCGGGAAGCCCGCGGGCTGATCTGCCTGACCTTGACCGACGAGCACTGCCAGCGCCTCGGCCTCGAGCAGATGGTGCCGAGCAACGGCAGCGTGTTCAGCACCGCGTTCACCGTGTCCATCGAGGCCGCCGTCGGCGTGACCACCGGCATCTCCGCCGCCGACCGGACGCGTACCGTCGCCGCCGCCGTCGCCCCTGGGGCGGGTCCTGCCGATATCGTGCAGCCCGGCCACATCTTCCCCTTGCGCGCCAAGGAAGGCGGGGTGCTGACCCGTGCCGGGCATACCGAAGCCGGCTGTGACCTGGCCCGCCTGGCCGGTTTCACCCCGGCCTCGGTGATCGTCGAAGTGATGAACGATGACGGCACCATGGCCCGTCGCCCGGACCTGGAAGTGTTCGCCCGCCAGCACGGGATCAAGATCGGCACCATCGCCGACCTCATCCACTACCGCCTCAGCACCGAACACACCGTGGTGCGTATCGGTGAACGCGAATTGCCCACGGTGCATGGCACCTTTCGTCTGATCACCTTTGAGGATCGCATCGAAGGCGGTGTCCACATGGCAATGGTGATGGGTGAATTGCGCCGGGACGAGCCGACTCTGGTCCGCGTGCACGTGATCGACCCGTTGCGCGATCTGGTGGGCGCCGAATACAGCGGTCCGGCGAACTGGACGCTGTGGGCCGCACTCCAGCGCGTGGCCGAGGAAGGTCGCGGCGTCGTGGTGGTGCTGGCCAATCATGAGTCGTCGCAGGCGCTGCTGGAGCGGGTACCCCAGCTCACCCAGTCGCCGCGGCAATTCAGCCGTTCGCAATCGCGCATCTATTCTGAAGTAGGAACCGGCGCGCAGATTCTGCAGGACCTTGGCGTCGGCAAGCTGCGTCACCTCGGCCCGCCGTTGAAATATGCCGGCTTGACCGGGTACGACCTGGAGGTGGTGGAGAGCATTCCTTTCACCGGGTAA
- a CDS encoding ABC transporter substrate-binding protein translates to MVLNKRATAILFAGLLSVTSQAILAAESVNFVSWGGSTQDAQKQAWADPFSKATGITVVQDGPTDYGKLKAMVESGNVQWDVVDVEADFALRAAAEGLLEPLDFSVIQRDKIDPRFVSDHGVGSFFFSFVLGYNEGKLGAKKPQDWSALFDTKTYPGKRALYKWPSPGVLELALLADGVAADKLYPLDLDRAFKKLDTIKKDIVWWGGGAQSQQLLASGEASMGQFWNGRIHALQEDGAPVGVSWKQNLVMADILVIPKGSKNKAAAMKFLANASSAKGQADFSNLTAYAPVNVDSVARLDSVLAPNLPTAYAKDQITLDFAYWAKNGPAIATRWNEWLVK, encoded by the coding sequence ATGGTGTTGAACAAACGTGCAACCGCAATCCTGTTTGCGGGACTGCTCAGCGTGACCAGCCAGGCGATATTGGCAGCTGAAAGCGTCAACTTCGTCAGCTGGGGCGGCAGCACCCAGGATGCGCAGAAGCAGGCCTGGGCCGACCCGTTCAGCAAGGCCACCGGTATCACCGTGGTCCAGGATGGCCCTACCGACTACGGCAAACTCAAGGCTATGGTCGAGAGCGGCAACGTGCAGTGGGACGTGGTCGACGTCGAAGCCGATTTCGCCCTGCGCGCCGCTGCCGAAGGCCTGCTCGAACCCCTCGATTTCTCGGTGATCCAGCGCGACAAGATCGACCCGCGGTTTGTCTCCGATCACGGCGTCGGTTCGTTCTTCTTCTCCTTCGTCCTCGGCTACAACGAAGGCAAGCTCGGTGCCAAAAAACCCCAGGACTGGTCCGCGCTGTTCGACACCAAGACCTACCCCGGCAAACGCGCCCTCTACAAATGGCCTAGCCCTGGCGTGCTCGAACTGGCGCTGCTGGCCGATGGCGTAGCCGCCGACAAGCTCTACCCGCTGGACCTGGATCGCGCCTTCAAGAAACTCGACACCATCAAGAAAGACATCGTCTGGTGGGGCGGCGGCGCGCAGTCGCAACAGTTGCTGGCCTCGGGTGAAGCGAGCATGGGCCAGTTCTGGAACGGCCGGATCCACGCCCTGCAGGAAGATGGCGCGCCGGTGGGCGTGAGCTGGAAGCAGAACCTGGTCATGGCCGACATCCTGGTCATTCCCAAGGGCAGCAAGAACAAAGCCGCGGCGATGAAGTTCCTGGCCAACGCCAGCAGTGCCAAGGGACAGGCCGACTTCTCCAACCTGACCGCCTATGCGCCGGTCAACGTCGACAGCGTGGCGCGCCTGGATTCGGTGCTGGCGCCTAACCTGCCGACTGCCTACGCCAAGGATCAGATCACTCTTGACTTCGCGTACTGGGCCAAAAACGGTCCGGCCATCGCGACACGGTGGAACGAATGGCTGGTCAAATGA